Sequence from the Phragmites australis chromosome 11, lpPhrAust1.1, whole genome shotgun sequence genome:
ctatcaaatcttcgttgcaaaagagtttttcaatgaaagatctaggagaggcagcatacatattgggcataaaaatctatagagataggtcgagaaggctgatcggattaagccagagtacatacatcgataaggtattgaaaatgttcaatatgcaggattccaaaaaGGGtctcttgccaatgtcacatggcatcactctcagcaagagtcagtgtccttcgaccactaatgagctcgagaggatgagtgtgatcccgtatgcttccgctatcggatccatcatgtatgccatgctttgtacacgccTAGATatttcctatgctctaagtgttacgagtagataccaatcaaacccaaGTAAAACTTATTGGGTAACAGTAAaaaatatcctcaagtacttgagaagaactatggatatgttcctagtctatggaggtgagcaggagctcgttgtaaatagttacaccgatgctagcttccaaactgaCAAGAATGATTCGAGATCGCAatttggttttgtgttttgcctcaatggaggagcagtgagttggaagaaTTCTAAGCAAGAAACGGTGGCCGATTCCATGATGGAGgtcgagtatatcgcagcttctgaagctgcaaaggaggctgtttggatcagaaagtttgtttctaagTTAGGTGaggtgcctagtgcttctagtccaatggacctctattgtgataatagttgagccattgcgcaagccaaagaacctagaTCGCATCAAAAGTTCAAGCACATACTACGGTtctatcaccttattcgagagattttagatcggggtgacgtgaagatatgcaaggtgcacacggatttgaatatacctgatccgttgacaaagccactctcACGGCCtaagcatgaggcacacatgagagctatgggtattagatattTACATGATTGACTTAGAGGCagtcatagagatgattgtatcacacgtctatgttcatatacttctaaataatgtgttatttcaagaatgactatcgtttatttttattagcaagtatgtgacttgttcatgaaactttttatttatatcatgatgttattctagtCGATCtctggtcacatatcattgtgatgatacataagaccagcacatatattgattgatgatcatgtttcatggatcataggtatagagataccagatcaataatgtggacatttatgttggagaatataatgttagatagacccaccttcagatactgttgggattgttattatgatgtgtCATCAATTGTTAtgtcaaatggtgtacctgcaggatccttagacttaAAATCGTCATTAATTCACAAaatatgtagtgacatactttggggctattaaacgctattctgtaactaggtagtcataaatgtagttttcgagtttgtcatgaaacatgttatggggtgtgagcgatcaagatgtaatttgcccctccttgataacaggagagatatctctagacccttcgaggtagttggattaaaaaagtgcatgaccatgccaatatgattaaagagttaatcatgatgaatccactacttgatcgagtgaatgttcaagctatcacaagggtgacatGTATCTCgcattgagcttgactggtatcgtgaggcgaagggatcggtgcatgtgcatatcaaggttcaatcgatatgatcttttgtgtatactggggagtcaacatgtcctgctaaagaccgctattgattttggtttggaaagggtttccgagtcgtagccatttgtacatgaacctaacgggtcacatacttaatgggttggaacaaaacatacaaattaaattcgtatatgagtttgattggattgtgatacATGAGGTCTTAGAGTCTTAAAGGGCTTCTAACGTATGAGCCCATTAGTGAACTCTATATAAGAAGAGACGTGGGGTGGGACATGGAAAGGTTGAGCCACTCGAAAACCCTAGTCGTAGCTTTCCAGATGATCTCCCAATACACGTGCCAAGCATATTGAAGTTGATTAGCATTTTGTACGAGAACGAGTGACAGACAGACGTCTTGATATAAGGTTTATATCATCTAAAGATCAAGTTGCTGATGGATTTACTAAGACCCTTATTGTGCGGAAATTAGAAGAGTTTCGGTACAATCTTAACTTAGATAAGTTATGATTGGAGAGTGTTGGAGATAGAGATGTAAACCGAACTGAGATTGATGTGGTTAGTTGAGTTGTAGATACACCGCTTGTATTCAAAGTTGCAAAGCTCATTAGAGGTAAGACATCTCTAATTCGTTGCTGATTCAGATCATCTCGGCCAGCCTTTTAGACCACACCGCATGGCGTGTGCCATGCCCCTCGCCTCAACCGTGCGGTCTTTGTACCGACAGCGCGTCATCCTCTAGTACCATGCGGCCGCGGTTGTCGAAAGTGGACTGTGACATCGTCAAATTTCTAGTACAGTCTTTTGGCGAAACATTGTCGTAATTGTTTTCCAGCGTCACCTAAGTTTTCCACAGCAAATTGGAACATTGTCGTATTTTGTTTCTCTGCAATTggaaaattctttttttttttaactgttTTCAGCCGAATGGGATTCCCCTGGCCCATTGCACGAGGCCGcatccctcccctctccctaaTCAGGCCGTGCCAACTGCCTCCCCCGGCGTAGGCCGAGGACATTAACCAGCCCCGTGGCTCATCTCCGCGCGCGCCGGAGTTCAGCCCGGGACGCTTCGGCCCGCCTCGTCCCCACGCGGGCGACGCCGAGAGCCCGCCCTGCCTCGTCCGCAGTCCACGCCAAGCGCCACGCAACCGCGCGCACGCATCATCTGGAGGCGTCGTTATTGCTTGTTGCTTCTCCTGCTGCGGCACGCTTCGCAACCGTCTAATTCATGACCGGCTGGAGGCTAGGCCAGGGACCTCGAGCTCGAGCACAGCTTGCAAAGGTCTTCACTTTCCCCCGATTTCCTCTTCTCCCATTCCAGACCCGACATCGGCAAGCGAGGCACCCCTCGTTCCATTCCAGTGCAGACAGTGATGAGAAACCATGCACAAGCTGTTAGTCTTCACAAAGTCAAACATTAAAACAGTGCGCAGGTCCCAAGCAAAGACGTGCCTCCAGTCGGTGTCATGACAACGATCAGTCGATCACCATTTTACTACATATGAAGAAATTAGAAAAGCTGCTCTTCCAGATTAATGCGAAATTTCCGTTGCCAGTGCAAATAAAATCTGGAGACTATGGACTTTTGCGTCCCAAAAAAGGTCAATTTGGCTATATACATGTACAGCACATATGTGTCAAGACTCGAGAGTTGAGACTAATTTTTCACGTACTACAGAGCTGCCCGGGTGAAGCACGGTGCACCTGCAAGGCTGCAACCATGGAGAAGATGCACCTTGCCTACGTGCTCCTATTTCTCTTTGCAGTCGTTCTCCTCCGTCTCCGGCGCCGCGTGGCTTCCCCAGCGAAGCCAAGACCCACGACGGCTCACTGCCCTCATCCCAACCCAGTCCTGGGCAACACCCTCCAGTTCATCCGCAACCGCCGCCGCTTCTTTGACTGGTACACCGACCTGCTCCGCGCTGCGCCCTCCGGCGCCATCGAGGCGTGGGGGCCCTTCGGCGCCGGCCACGCTGTGACCACCGCAAGCCCGGCCGCCGTCGACCACCTCCTGCGTGCCAACTTCGCCAGCTACGCCAAGGGCGCGCGCTTCCGCGACGCCACGGCCGAGCTCATCGGGGACGGGCTCTTCGCCGCCGACGGGCGGCTCTGGAGCTTCCAGCGGAAGGTGGCGTCGCACGCTTTCTCGTCGCGCTCTCTCCGCCGGTTCGCCGACGACGTCCTCGCCGTCCACATGCGACGCCGGTTCCTGCCGTTCctggacgccgccgccgccgcggggacCGCCGTCGATCTGCAAGACGCGCTGCGCCGGTTCGGGTTCGACACAATCTGCCACGTCGCGTTCGGAGTCGAGAGCGCGGCACTCCTCGAGGGGGCGCACGACTCGCAGCACGAGGCGCTGTTCGCGGCGTTCGACGCGGCGCTCGAGATCTCCTTCCGGCGGGCGCTGACGCCGGCCACGTGGGTGCGGAGGCTCACGAAGCTCCTCGACGTCGGCAAATCGCGCCGGCTCCGGGAGGCCGTCGACGTCATCGATGGGTACGCCATGTCCGTCGTCGAATCGAAGGAGGCGCGTCAAAGAAACGGCCTCGAAGACAACGACAAGGACCTTCTGTCCCGGTTCATGGCGGCCATGGATGAGGAGGACGGCAGCGAGCTCGGTGCTATGTTCCCCACGCCGGAGGCGAAGCGTCGGTTCCTGCGGGACGTGGTGGTCAGCTTCGTTCTGGCGGGGAAGGACACGACGTCGTCGGCCCTTACCTGGTTCTTCTGGCTCCTCGCCGCGAACCCGCGGTGCGAGCGGCGCGTCCACGAGGAGGCTGCGTcgcgcggcgacggcgacgacttGAAGGGCATGCACTACCTGCACGCAGCGATCACCGAGGCGATGCGGCTGTACCCGCCGGTGCCGTTCAACGGGAGGGTCGCAGTGCGCGACGACGTGCTGCCGGGCGGCGCCATGGTGCGCGCTGGGTGGTACGCGAACTACTCAGCGTACGCGATGGGGCGGATGGAGAAGCTGTGGGGCAAGGACTGCATGGAGTTCGTGCCGGAGCGCTGGCTCAGCGACGGCGGCGAGTTTGTGCCGGTCGACGCGGCTCGGTACCCGGTGTTCCACGCCGGGCCGcgggtgtgcctcgggaaggaGATGGCGTACGTGCAGATGAAGACGGTTGCTGCGGCCGTGCTCCGGAAGTTTAGAGTGGACGCTGTGGCACCGAAAGCAAGCATGGAGGCGCCGCCGGCGTACGAGATGACGGCaacgatgaagatgaagagcgGGCTGTGGGTGCAGCTCAAGAGGCGGGAAGAGTCAGCTGAGTGATGCTAGTTGTTCTTAGTTGACCAGGTCCACGATGAGAGAAGACTTTGACCAAATGTCAGATCAGCTGGCCAAACGAGGACCAGATTTCTATTGGATGGATGATGTGTGAAGCAAGCTATGTAGACAATATGTATAGGatgtaagttttgtatttttttattaggttgatctaaaatttttaaaaataaagtaAAGATTTACCCTATctaattaagttaaaaaaaataaactaaatgctGACCCCAAACTACCTATTATGTACTCACTTGTATTCCTAAATATGCACCATCATAAGGCGCTTCGTAGCTTTCAATTTTTACAAAACTAGCAATGTTGCACACGCTAATAGCATAACTAACCTTGCtgcaatattttatcatgatagcttttaattaattgtattttacattgactctttatttaggtatttgattttttttctaagactgtatttgatatggattctttttttttattctaacctcaatttcaattattatttattttattttatttagactctttatttagatattttttctcaaatcgtatgaaaattgaactgctatttttttataatttttaattccgaatgtatctatttattaattatattttattaacctCTTTAGTTTAATCTAGACTATTAGAGGTTTATAACAATAAGTGGTCTAAATTCTTTGTTTGAGTGCTCTTTTTaacacttaaataataatataatagatgacAATGTTACACGTTACTCGTATCTAAATGGTCACCACGTCATGACGAGGTGGAGGGGAATAGCACAGAACAAAATGTACCCCAAACAAAGGCAGTAAAGATGTCCGGCAAGAGGCATAGAACCGGTTTCATCAACATCGAGCGAGCAGATAACAATATTATCTAAATCATACGTTTTGTGGCCCCACAATTCAAATGTGTAGGACATTGCACAAGGCATTCCAAAAGTGAAAAACAAACAATACTAGTATAATACCCGTGCTAACGCTACAAAGATATTTGGTAATGCAAATAAAACAACCAAAAGACTATATGTTTTGGTAAATAGAATGAGATATGATTTGTGGGGAAGTTTGTCAAAGTGTGTAATGTTTGTTAATTACATCACTCACGAATAACAAAGTTAACAAAAAGGAAAGAGGAACCTTATAAGAAAAAATAGTATGGGACTATCCATGACAAGAAATGAAAAAACAATGGCGATTCAGTAAAACCCAGCCAAGGCAGATACTACAAAGAACCTGTAAAAAGCAGTGAAAAAAAGTAGGTTGTGGTTCTATAATATTCTGTTCACTGATATGAAAAGGTATTCACATACAAACTTGCATACATATATTTTTGCTTGACAGTAGACTGTGATGGAAATGTACATTTCATCTAATAGTTGAGTACCTGTGTGctgcaacaaaaataaaatttacaCAAGATGACATCAAGTATATACATAGATAATTACATGCCCGTGCATTGCAACAGGAGTCAAAAATATACACGAGGTAATATAGTTTACAGAGTGAAACACGACGAGCTACAATGGAAAAGACTAAACCAAAAAAATGCAAGGTATTTAGGTCAACGAAACATACAAACACAAGACATGTCACTACAACAAAATACGTTCCAAATTGGTTTTAGATTTTTATTTCCAAACCCGAATTTAGGCTACATGAAAAATAAGTTTTATagtttaatttgaaaaataagaGATGCACTCGCGTTATACGACCTAACTATCCATCACTCTATGATTTCAACTCCAAAGCTTTCTAAAATGAAAACATGTGCCACAAATAATGCTACATGATTCATGAATGCTAGAAAATTTGTTACTACTTCAGTACAAAGAGAAGCACGACACaagtttttttcaaaaaaaaaaaggctgccAATTCTATCAGTATAACTCCgattcttaaaaaaagaaaagaatcacCAGTTTACCACTACAAAAGAAGCTGCTACTACTACATCCTAGATTCCTAGTCAATCCCTAATGCACAACGAACACCAATTTAGTTCAGAGTCACGTACAATGTGTACATGATTATGGCCATTTTGAAGGGGAAAGAAACCAAACTGATAACTTTTTTTCCATTTATCAACCATGTATGATTATCGGCTAACACTAAAAGCATCTAAGCCTCTATTCCCAAATTCCAGTAACAGGAATTACACACGGTGCATATCTAGAACTGTGCTCATTTCTCGGAAGTTAGAAACTAAAGATCTAATCCTCAGAATCTGAGCGCTCACCTAGAACTAAACGAAGGTCAACGAACTCATACTAATGCAAGGACTGCTCGCTCCATTGCTCCCCAGACCAGTTTCTAAGCCTCCAATCCCTGCTGCAAACCAAGAAGGCAAGATCATAAGCCCAAATGCACACCCAACTACTCCAACGAATCCAAAGTCCACgaaaaacaaaaccaaacctgCGCTCGCTAGCGGCCCAGAAACGGCGACCAAGAAGAGCACATGGAGCAG
This genomic interval carries:
- the LOC133885696 gene encoding cytochrome P450 94A2-like; this encodes MEKMHLAYVLLFLFAVVLLRLRRRVASPAKPRPTTAHCPHPNPVLGNTLQFIRNRRRFFDWYTDLLRAAPSGAIEAWGPFGAGHAVTTASPAAVDHLLRANFASYAKGARFRDATAELIGDGLFAADGRLWSFQRKVASHAFSSRSLRRFADDVLAVHMRRRFLPFLDAAAAAGTAVDLQDALRRFGFDTICHVAFGVESAALLEGAHDSQHEALFAAFDAALEISFRRALTPATWVRRLTKLLDVGKSRRLREAVDVIDGYAMSVVESKEARQRNGLEDNDKDLLSRFMAAMDEEDGSELGAMFPTPEAKRRFLRDVVVSFVLAGKDTTSSALTWFFWLLAANPRCERRVHEEAASRGDGDDLKGMHYLHAAITEAMRLYPPVPFNGRVAVRDDVLPGGAMVRAGWYANYSAYAMGRMEKLWGKDCMEFVPERWLSDGGEFVPVDAARYPVFHAGPRVCLGKEMAYVQMKTVAAAVLRKFRVDAVAPKASMEAPPAYEMTATMKMKSGLWVQLKRREESAE